Genomic DNA from Amycolatopsis alba DSM 44262:
CCCGAACAGGCGCGCGAAGCGGCTCTGGACCGACTCCGGTGACGGCGAGAAGATCGTCGGTTACGTCGCGGACAACGAGCACGACGAAGCGGCGTTCGTCGCGGGCGAGATCGACGCGCTGGCGGACAAGGGCGAAGCGGACTACTCCGACGTCGCGGTCTTCTACCGCACCAACAACCAGTCGCGGGTCTTCGAAGAGATCTTCATCCGCCTCGGCCTGCCGTACAAGGTCGTCGGCGGCGTGCGGTTCTACGAACGGCGCGAGGTCCGCGACATGCTCGCGTACCTGCGGGTGCTGGCGAACCCGGAGGACACAGTCAGCTTGCGCCGGGTCCTCAACGTCCCCAAACGCGGCATCGGCGACCGCGCCGAAGCGGTCATCGCGACGTACGCCGAGCGGGAGCGCCTCTCGTTCGCGCAGGCGCTGCGCGGTGCCGTCAACGGCGAGATCCCGCTGCTGAACCCGCGTTCCGCCAAGGCGATCACCGGTTTCGTCGAGCTGCTGGACGAACTCGGCGAGGTCGTCGAGAGCGGCGCCGAAGTCGCCGACGTCCTCGAAGCGGTCCTGGAACGCACGGGCTACCGCGCGGAACTCGAGGAGTCCGACGACCCGCAGGACGCGTCGCGGGTGGAGAACCTGACGGAACTCGTCACCGTCGCGCGGGAGTTCACCGAATTCACCGCCGAGGTCGCCGGTCCGGACGGCGAACTGCCCGAGGCGGATCCCGGAGTGCCGGAGCCGGGTTCGCTGCCCGCGTTCCTGGAGCGGGTCTCCCTGGTGGCGGACGCGGACTCGATCCCCGCGGCCGACGGCGGCGAAGACGGCGACGGGCACGACGCGGGCGTCGTCACGCTGATGACCGTGCACACCGCGAAGGGTCTCGAGTACCCGGTCGTCTTCGGCACGGGCTGGGAAGACGGGATCTTCCCGCATATGCGCGCGCTCGGTGACCCGGCCGAACTGGCCGAGGAACGCCGTCTCGCCTATGTCGCGATCACGCGGGCCAGGAAGCGGCTGTACGTCTCCCGTTCGATGGTGCGCTCCGCCTGGGGGCAGCCGCAGATGAACCCGGCTTCGCGGTTCCTCGACGAGCTCCCCGCCGAACTGGTCGATTGGCGCAGGCTCGCGCCTTCCTCCTCTTCCGGTGGTTTCGGTTCTTCGGGAGGTTCGCCGCGGGCCGCGACGACATGGGGAAGCCGCGGTGGCGGCTCGACGTCGTCGAGGTCGACGAGCACGAGCCCGTTCGGCAAGGGCTGGAAGGACACCGTCGCGCTCAAACTCGACGTCGGTGACAGGGTCAGCCACGACAAGTACGGGCTCGGGACGGTCGTCGCCTGCGACGGTGCCGGGCCCCGCGCGACGGCGACGATCGACTTCGGCGCCGCCGGCAAGGTCCGGCTGATGCTCATCGGCAGTGTCCCGATGGTCAAGCTGTAACCCTGACCTGCGACTTCTCTGTCGTTGTTGACCTTGACACGATGACAAGGTCTTCACTGGTGGGCAGGAGGTGATCCCCATCGACACGACACAGAAGACTTCGCCGGACGTACGGCTGCTCGACGCGTTGAGCTCCGAGAACTCGTCGACGCGGCTCCAAGCGGCCCTGGCTGCCGGGACACACCCGGACGTCCGGTTCGTCGGCACGCTGGTGGCGCGGTGCGCGATCGAGCCGGACTTCTACGTACGAGACATGCTGACCTGGGCGTTGACCCGCCTGCCGTCGGCGAGCACGGTGCCGTCGCTCCTGGTGGAGCTCCGTTCCGAGGTCGCCCAGGCCCGGAGCCAGGCGTTGCACACGCTGTCCAAGATCGGGGACGGCACCGCGTGGCCCGCGATCACCCGGTCGCTGCTGCACGACGCCGACGACGAGGTCGCGCGAAGCGCCTGGCGTGCCGCCGTCGTCCTCGTCCCCGACGGGGAGCGGCAGAGGCTGGCAGAGGACCTGGTCGCGCAGCTCGGCCGCGGTGACCGGAAGGTGCGGCTGAGTCTCAGCAGGGCGCTCGTCGCGCTCGGAGACGACGCCATCAGGCCCGCCCTGCGGACGGGCCTGGCGAGTGCCGACCCCGAGGTGAGCGCGCACGCTCGCGCCACGGAACAGCTCTCGCGCGACCCGGACGCCGGTTTCGACGAGGCGAGGCGGATCGTCGCGCTCGGCCCGGAACGAGCCGGGGGAGCGTGAATGCTGATCGGTGAGGTGGCGCGCCGCTCGGGGGTGAGCAGCCGGATGCTCCGGCATTACGACTCCCTCGGGCTGGTGCGGCCGACGGGCCGTACCTTCGGCGGCTACCGCGAGTACTCCGAGGAGGACATCCGCCGGATCTTCCATGTGGAAAGCCTGCGGTCCCTCGGTCTTTCGCTGCGCCAGATCGGACGCGCGCTGGAGGATCCCGCCTTCGAGCCGTCCGATCTGGTCGGCGACCTCATCCAGCGGACCGAGGAACGGCTGAAGCGGGAGCAGGAGCTGCTCGAACGGCTCCGGGCTGTCGACGCGTCGGCGCCGTTCGGCTGGGAGGGTGTCCTGCGCATCGTCGAACTCCTGCACGGGCTCAACTCGCCCCACGCCGCGCGACGGCAGCAGACCGTCCTGGCCCCGGCCGAGGACGTGCCGATGCCCACCGAACTGCTGGCCGAGGCGATCCTCGCCGAAGCCGATCCGAACGTCGCCGGGGCCCTGCGGTGGGCCCTGGAGAGGGCGGGCGGCGACGGTGTGGCGAGCCTGGCGGCCGGCGCGCGTTCGGAGGACGTCGACGTCCGGCGGCGTGCGGTCCTCGCGATCGCCGGGATACCCGGTGAGGAGGCGGCCGCGGTGCTGGCGCAGGCACTTCACGATCCGGACCCGGCGGTCCACGGCCGGGCCGCGCTGGCCTTGGGTTCGCGTGGCGAGACCGCGGCGGTGCCTGCCCTCGTCCGCATGGTCGCCGAGGGCACGACCGACGTCGAGGCGGCGGAGGTCCTCGGAGCCCTGGCGGGCGACGCCGTCCGCGCGGACCGGATCCTGAGCGAGCTGACCGGCGCGCTCGCCGCACCCGCCGCGGATTCCGCGACACGGATACGCCTCGTCCAGGCCCTCGCCGAGATGCCGCCCGACCTCGCACGGGACGCCCTGCGGTGCCTGTCCGAAGACGCAGATCGGGCCGTCGCCCGCCTCGCGTCGGCGCTCGCGGGGGTGCTCGGACGTCGCGCTTGAGGGCTCGCGTCCAAAACTGTCGGACCCCTCCCGTATACCTGTGTCATCGAACACGAGTTCGATGCACTGGGGTATGCTGGACAGGCCGGTGTCCCCCGATCAGAGGAGGGGTGCCCGGTGTGGACGGGGTCTTGTTTGGGGTTCTCTCGAGTGGGGTACTCGAGTACTTGCGGGGTGTTGAAAAAGGGGCGGGGCCGGATCGGGGTCCGGAGCCGCCGGAAGTGCTCAGGCTGGTCGCGGCCTGGCGCGCGTTACTGCGGGCACACGAACCGGACGGGGCCGGACGGTGTGCCGTATGCGGGCACGCGCGGCGATGGCTGTTCGGGCCGCGGCCAGCCGGGTACCGAAATCTTTCACGGGGATTTCTCGCCGGATGGCGGCCGATCGAACGGCGCCCGGCGGGCCTCTGCACGGTCTGGCAGATCGCCGTGGGGTACTTCATCCGAAAACTGCCCGACAACGTCACCTGAGGGTGCTCAGGGTGCGAAAAACCACCTGAGTTCCGGGTCGGAAGGCCTACGACGCTTCTCGATGCCCTCAACGGGGGAAGCGGAGGTCTTGCAGACGCGTCAGAACGTCATGGTCCGGCGCGCCCTGGGTTCGGACGGGATCACCGGTGAGAAGAGAAGCGAGAGTCGATCAGCCGACGTTGACGCCACGGGCCGCGAGCCACGGACGCGGGTCGATCTTCTTCGTACCGTTCTGCCACACCTCGAAGTGCAGGTGCGGGCCGGTGCTCTGACCGCGGTTGCCGACCTCGGCGATCTCTTCGCCGCACTTGACCTTCTGGCCTTCGCGGACGGAGAACGAGTTCATGTGGCCGTAGACGTGGATGGTGCCGTCGGAGAGCTGGACCTTGACCCAGAGGCCGAAACCGCTGGCCGGGCCCGCTTCGATGACCGTGCCGTCGGAGGCCGCGACGATCGGGGTGCCGATCGGGGCCGCGAGGTCGATGCCGAGGTGGCTCGTGCCCCATCGGGCACCGAAGCCCGAGGTGAAGGTGCCCTTGGCGGGCATGCAGGTCTTGGGCCGCTTGGCCTCTTCTTCGGCCTTGCGGGCCGCTTCGGCCTCACGCTTGACGCGAGCCTGGGTGATGCTGTTGTTGTCCGAGAGCTTCTGGGCCTCGGCGGAGGCGTTCGCCGACTGGCTGGTCGGCAGCAGTTCCGGGGCGCCACCTGCGGCTCCGCCACCGAGGGCGAACGAGGCGCTCGCGTCCTGGGTGCTGGCCAGCGGGGTGACGGCGGCGTCGGAAGATTCCGAAACGGACTTCAGGGTCTGCCCGGCAGCGGCGGCCGCGAAGGCGCCGGCAGCGACGGCCGCGACCACGACACGGCCGCGAAGGGCCGAGGACGGGGGCGACAGTCGGTGCGAGCCCCGGACGCGAACGACCGCACCATCGAGTGCGTTCTCGAGCGCCGGGGAAGGAGCTTGGCCGCCGGGGGAGCGGTGTGAAGCCAAGACGGGGCCTTCCGTGTTCGGGGAGTCGGATCAAGAGCTCGGGCGGGGGAACCCGGTGAAGAACCTCGGGGGTGGTTCGTTCGGTGCTCTCATTCGTGATCTGACTGTAATGGGGACCCGAGGACAGTAACGAAGCGGCACCCCGGTCAGCAAGATCTGGCGGCGCCCTCGGCCGATCGGGCGACGGAGATCTAGCTGTTATCCAGTGAAGATTACTCAAAGTTAGAGTGGGTTTACTCTTAACCTTGTGATTTGCGTTACAAGATCATGCGGCCGTTCGGGGGTACCGGAGGGTCGGAAAGGAGGCAAACGAGGGAAATAACCGGTTGCCCGGTGATGTTGAAGGAGGCTTACCCGCTTTCAGCCGTGCCCGAGACCTCGCCAGGACCTGTGGTGCCCCTGCTGGCGGGCCCGGCCAGGCCCGGCTTGCTAGCGTCGCCGTCGATGACTTCGCGCTCACGGCCCCCCGGCGAGACCGCCGGGCAAGCCGTCCACGGGACCGAGTCCGCCGAACTTCTCCGGAACGAACCGGGCGCCCGCCCGCGAGCGCTTCTGCTGTCGGCGGGGCTGGTGTCGGCCGGTGCGGTCGCGCTGGCCGCCGGCGCGCTGATGCCCGCCGTCCGCGACGGTTCGCCTGGTTTCACCGCCGGTCCGTTGCTGGTCGTGCTGGCCTTGGCGCCCGCGGTGGCCGTGCTCTACGCGGTGGTGACGGGACGTCCGGGGCTCGCGGCCGGGCTGGTGCTGGGGCTGACCGCGCTCGCGCCAGGGCGGTTGCTGCTGGACCTGCAGCTGCTCGCGGACGGATCACTCGCCGCGCGTCCGGAACTGTTCCTCGCCGACAGGCTCCTCACGTTGCCTCCGGCGGGGCCGGGACTGTGGCCGCTGGTGGCCGGCCATCTGCTCACGCTCGCCGCCGGGGTGTTCGCCGCCGGGACCGCCCGCGACGAGGCGGAACTGGCCGGTGAACTCGACGGACGGCGTCGCTGGCGGCTGCTCGGGCCCGTGCTCGGGGTCGCGGGCGGGATCGGCCTGTTGCTCGCGCCGCTCGGTTCGGGCAACGCGTACCTCCTGGCCAAGAACGCCTTCGAGGGACCGACGGTCGCGATGGCCGGGTACCTGCTGCTCGCGGCCATGCTGCCGCTGACCGTGCTCGTGGCGGTGAGTTCACCCTCGGCCGGGGTCGGCAAGGGCGGGTTCGCCGGGGCGGGGCTGGCGGCGCTCGCGGTCGGCGTGCCGCCGATGGTCGCGGGGCTGGTCGTGGACCGGCTCTCGGTCGCGCCGGGTTCGGTGCTGGTGACCGTCGCGGGCCTGGGGCTGCTCGGGCTGGCCTTCACCCGGTTCGACGTCGAGGAAACGGGCGAGGCGGTCACCGGGGATCTGGCCGGTGAGGCCAGGCTGCCGGGGCTGTTCTGGTGGCGGCTGGCCACCGGTGGGCTGGCGCTGCTCGCCGCGGCGGCGGCGGTCGCTGGCGCGCTGACCCCGGTACTGAAGGCCAACGGTCCGACGCCCGTCCCCGAGACGCCGGCGCGCTGGCTGCTGCTCGGCGCCGCCGTCGTGCTCGCGGTGCCCGCGCTGTTCGTCTTCGTGCCGCGGCTCTCGGCGTTCGCCAGGGGCATCGTCGCGGCGACGTGGGCGGGTATCGTGCTCGCCGGGGCGGCCGTGCTGAGCGCGGCCCTGTCGGTGACCGAGGACAAGGCGGTGGATCCGGCGTCGTTCGGCGTCGACCTTCCGCTGCCGTTGCCGGACAGGGTCGGTTACTCGGCGGCTCAGGGCGTCACGTGGACGTTCATCGCGCTCGCGCTGGCCGCCGTGGCCGCGCTCGCCGCCGTGATCACCGGTGTAGTGGAACGCGACGTCTCCGAAGACGGCGGAATGGACGAACCGCGGGCGAACGGGAACGTGCTCACCCCGGTCGTCGCGGCGGCGGTGCTGGCGATCGCCGCGTTCGGCACGCCGGTGTTCATCGCGCCCGGCTACACCGCTCCGGGCCTGTGGTCGGACTTCGGCGCGGCGTCGTGGGGCCTGCTCGGCGCGCTCGCCGTGGTTCTCGGCCTGTACGCGCTCGTCCCGCGTTCGCGGCCCGCCGCGGCCGCGGCCGCCTTGGCCGGTGCCGCGCTGGTGCTCGGCCTGCGCGCGGCCGAACTGCCGCTCGTCGGCTCGGAGTACGACGCGGCCTCGGCGGGGATCGGGTTCTGGCTCGCGCTGGGTGCCGCCGTCGTCTCCCTCGTCGCGGCCGGGATGGCCGTCGCGGGCGCACGGCGGCCCGAGTGACCCGTCGTCTCCTCCGTGTCGTGCTGGCCGAGTTCGGCGTCGAGGAAGGTTCGGCGGTCGCGCTCGGGCGGCTGCTGCGCGACGACGGGGTCGAGGTCGTCTACACGGGACGCCTCGACACCGCCGAGCAACTGGTCCGGACGGCCGAACAGGAGGATCCGGACATCCTGGGTGTCGTGTGCGGCGCGAGCGAACCGGAAGGGCTCGCCGAAACGCTCCCGGACGTTCTCCTCTTCGCGGTCGGTAACGGCACGAGCGGGTTCGAAAACGGCTTCGAAAGCCTGGAAGAGGCGTCGAACTGGGTTTCCGGTGTGCGGTCTCACACCGTGGAAACCCCGTCTGACCGCGTACGGTGACCGACTTCACCAGGTGCGGAGTCCCCTGCTTCTGCGCAGGTCGCTAACCTCGACTGGTCCGACAGCGCGGTCCGGCAACGGACCACCACAGTGGCGTGTCGTCAGGAGACTGGAGTAGTGGACCTCTACGAATACCAGGCGAGGGATCTCTTCGCCGCCCACGGAGTACCGGTTCTGCCGGGTGCCGTGGCAAACACCCCCGAAGAAGCCAAGGCCACCGCCGAGAAGATCGGCAACCAGGTCGTCATCAAGGCCCAGGTCAAGACCGGCGGCCGCGGCAAGGCCGGCGGCGTCAAGCTGGCCCAGACGCCCGACGAGGCCGCGGAGAAGGCCGAGGCGATCCTCGGTCTCGACATCAAGGGCCACATCACGCGTCGCGTGCTGGTGGCCGAAGCCTCGGACATCGCCGAGGAGTACTACTTCTCCTTCCTGCTGGACCGTGCGAACCGCACCTTCCTCGCGATGGCTTCGGCCGAAGGCGGCGTGGAGATCGAGCAGCTGGCCGTCGAGCGTCCCGAAGCGCTCGCGAAGATCCCGGTCGACGCGATCGTGGGTGTCGACAAGGCGAAGGCCGTCGAGATCCTGACCGCGGGCAAGTTCCCGGAGAACGTGGTCGACGAGGCCGCGGACGTCGTCGTGAAGCTCTGGGAGACCTTCGTCTCCGAGGACGCGACGCTGGTCGAGGTCAACCCGCTGGTCCGTGACCCGCAGGACAAGATCATCGCCCTCGACGGCAAGGTCACCCTCGACGAGAACGCCTCGTTCCGTCAGCCGGGCCACGAGGCCCTGGTCGACAAGGACGCGGAGAACCCGCTCGAGGCGAAGGCCAAGGCCAAGGACCTCAACTACGTCAAGCTCGACGGCGAGGTCGGCATCATCGGCAACGGCGCGGGCCTCGTGATGTCCACTTTGGACGTCGTGGCGTACGCGGGCGAGAAGCACGGCGGCGTCAAGCCCGCCAACTTCCTCGACATCGGCGGCGGCGCTTCGGCCGAGGTCATGGCGGCCGGTCTGGACGTCATCCTCAACGACACCGACGTGAAGAGCGTGTTCGTCAACGTCTTCGGTGGCATCACCGCTTGCGACGCGGTCGCGAACGGCATCGTCGAGGCGCTGAAGATCCTGGGTGACGAGGCCACCAAGCCGCTCGTCGTGCGGCTGGACGGCAACAACGTCGTCGAGGGTCGCCAGATCCTCGCCGACGCGAACCACCCGCTGGTCACCGTGGTGGACACAATGGACAACGCGGCCGACAAGGCCGCCGAGCTCGCCGCGGCAGGTGCGTGAGATGTCGATCTTCATCAACGAGAACAGCAAGGTCATCGTCCAGGGGCTCACCGGCTCCGAGGGCATGAAGCACGCGACCAAGATGCTGAAGTCCGGCACGAACATCGTGGGTGGCGTCAACGCCCGCAAGGCCGGTCAGACCGTCTCCATCGAGGGCAAGGACCTCACCGTGTTCGGCACGGTCGAGGAGGCCATCAAGGAGACCGGCGCCGACGTTTCGGTCATCTTCGTGCCGCCGAAGTTCGCCAAGGACGCGGTCATCGAGGCGATCGACGCGGGGATCCCGCTCGCCGTGGTGATCACCGAGGGCATCCCGGTGCACGACTCGGCCTACTTCTGGGCGCACGCCGTCGCGACCGGCAACAAGACCCGCATCATCGGGCCGAACTGCCCCGGCGTGATCAGCCCCGGCAAGTCGAACGCGGGCATCATCCCGGCCGACATCACCGGTGCCGGCCCGATCGGTCTCGTGTCGAAGTCCGGCACGCTGACCTACCAGATGATGTACGAGCTGCGTGACATCGGTTTCTCGACCGGTGTCGGCATCGGCGGCGACCCGGTCATCGGCACCACGCACATCGACGCCCTCGAGGCGTTCGAGGCGGACCCCGAGACCAAGGTCATCGTGATGATCGGCGAGATCGGTGGCGACGCCGAAGAGCGTGCCGCGGCCTACATCAAGGACAACGTGACGAAGCCGGTCGTCGGCTACGTCGCCGGCTTCACCGCGCCCGAGGGCAAGACCATGGGCCACGCCGGCGCCATCGTCTCCGGCTCCTCCGGCACGGCCGCCGCCAAGAAGGAGGCCCTCGAGGCCGCCGGCGTCAAGGTCGGGAAGACCCCGAGCGAGACCGCCGTCCTGGCGCGCGAGCTGTACAACAGCCTCTGATCCTTCGGAGACTGAGCTTTCCCCGGCGGGCCGGGCACCTTCACCGGTGCCCGGCCCGCCTGCTTTCGCCCTTCAGATCGCGATTAGCCCGCGAAAGTCGAGTCCGGGCCGTGTCGACTTTCGCGGGCTAATCGCGATCCGGACGTCGTGGAGGGGTTCCGCCGGGAACCCGATCGGGTGTACAGACGTCTCAGAGCCCGAGACGCGAGGTGGCCGCGTGCGTGCGCTAGCGTT
This window encodes:
- the pcrA gene encoding DNA helicase PcrA; translation: MNTLFDLPADGPAKPRHTDLLDDLNPAQREAVTHAGSPLLVVAGAGSGKTRVLTRRIAYLLAERDVHPGQIMAITFTNKAAAEMRERVSDLVGRRANAMWVSTFHSMCVRILRREAKTLEMSSSFSIYDSDDTKRLITLVARDLDIDPKKYAARTLAVHISNLKNELIDPDTAVADAGNDLERRVAEVYVEYQRRLNQANAFDFDDLIMRTVELLQTFPDVAEYYRRRFRHVLVDEYQDTNHAQYTLIRELVGTETNEHGIEPAELCVVGDADQSIYAFRGATIRNIEEFERDFPNARTVLLEQNYRSTQTILNAANAVIARNPNRRAKRLWTDSGDGEKIVGYVADNEHDEAAFVAGEIDALADKGEADYSDVAVFYRTNNQSRVFEEIFIRLGLPYKVVGGVRFYERREVRDMLAYLRVLANPEDTVSLRRVLNVPKRGIGDRAEAVIATYAERERLSFAQALRGAVNGEIPLLNPRSAKAITGFVELLDELGEVVESGAEVADVLEAVLERTGYRAELEESDDPQDASRVENLTELVTVAREFTEFTAEVAGPDGELPEADPGVPEPGSLPAFLERVSLVADADSIPAADGGEDGDGHDAGVVTLMTVHTAKGLEYPVVFGTGWEDGIFPHMRALGDPAELAEERRLAYVAITRARKRLYVSRSMVRSAWGQPQMNPASRFLDELPAELVDWRRLAPSSSSGGFGSSGGSPRAATTWGSRGGGSTSSRSTSTSPFGKGWKDTVALKLDVGDRVSHDKYGLGTVVACDGAGPRATATIDFGAAGKVRLMLIGSVPMVKL
- a CDS encoding HEAT repeat domain-containing protein, translated to MIPIDTTQKTSPDVRLLDALSSENSSTRLQAALAAGTHPDVRFVGTLVARCAIEPDFYVRDMLTWALTRLPSASTVPSLLVELRSEVAQARSQALHTLSKIGDGTAWPAITRSLLHDADDEVARSAWRAAVVLVPDGERQRLAEDLVAQLGRGDRKVRLSLSRALVALGDDAIRPALRTGLASADPEVSAHARATEQLSRDPDAGFDEARRIVALGPERAGGA
- a CDS encoding MerR family transcriptional regulator, with the translated sequence MLIGEVARRSGVSSRMLRHYDSLGLVRPTGRTFGGYREYSEEDIRRIFHVESLRSLGLSLRQIGRALEDPAFEPSDLVGDLIQRTEERLKREQELLERLRAVDASAPFGWEGVLRIVELLHGLNSPHAARRQQTVLAPAEDVPMPTELLAEAILAEADPNVAGALRWALERAGGDGVASLAAGARSEDVDVRRRAVLAIAGIPGEEAAAVLAQALHDPDPAVHGRAALALGSRGETAAVPALVRMVAEGTTDVEAAEVLGALAGDAVRADRILSELTGALAAPAADSATRIRLVQALAEMPPDLARDALRCLSEDADRAVARLASALAGVLGRRA
- a CDS encoding M23 family metallopeptidase, giving the protein MVAAVAAGAFAAAAAGQTLKSVSESSDAAVTPLASTQDASASFALGGGAAGGAPELLPTSQSANASAEAQKLSDNNSITQARVKREAEAARKAEEEAKRPKTCMPAKGTFTSGFGARWGTSHLGIDLAAPIGTPIVAASDGTVIEAGPASGFGLWVKVQLSDGTIHVYGHMNSFSVREGQKVKCGEEIAEVGNRGQSTGPHLHFEVWQNGTKKIDPRPWLAARGVNVG
- the sucC gene encoding ADP-forming succinate--CoA ligase subunit beta; the protein is MDLYEYQARDLFAAHGVPVLPGAVANTPEEAKATAEKIGNQVVIKAQVKTGGRGKAGGVKLAQTPDEAAEKAEAILGLDIKGHITRRVLVAEASDIAEEYYFSFLLDRANRTFLAMASAEGGVEIEQLAVERPEALAKIPVDAIVGVDKAKAVEILTAGKFPENVVDEAADVVVKLWETFVSEDATLVEVNPLVRDPQDKIIALDGKVTLDENASFRQPGHEALVDKDAENPLEAKAKAKDLNYVKLDGEVGIIGNGAGLVMSTLDVVAYAGEKHGGVKPANFLDIGGGASAEVMAAGLDVILNDTDVKSVFVNVFGGITACDAVANGIVEALKILGDEATKPLVVRLDGNNVVEGRQILADANHPLVTVVDTMDNAADKAAELAAAGA
- the sucD gene encoding succinate--CoA ligase subunit alpha is translated as MSIFINENSKVIVQGLTGSEGMKHATKMLKSGTNIVGGVNARKAGQTVSIEGKDLTVFGTVEEAIKETGADVSVIFVPPKFAKDAVIEAIDAGIPLAVVITEGIPVHDSAYFWAHAVATGNKTRIIGPNCPGVISPGKSNAGIIPADITGAGPIGLVSKSGTLTYQMMYELRDIGFSTGVGIGGDPVIGTTHIDALEAFEADPETKVIVMIGEIGGDAEERAAAYIKDNVTKPVVGYVAGFTAPEGKTMGHAGAIVSGSSGTAAAKKEALEAAGVKVGKTPSETAVLARELYNSL